The proteins below come from a single Gossypium raimondii isolate GPD5lz chromosome 2, ASM2569854v1, whole genome shotgun sequence genomic window:
- the LOC105787986 gene encoding tocopherol O-methyltransferase, chloroplastic, protein MTTHGETAATSTPDARALQEGIAEFYDQSSGLWEDIWGDHMHHGFYDPDSNVSGSDHPAAQIRMIEESLRFAGITDDPAKQPKTIVDVGCGIGGSSRYLARKFGAECQGITLSPVQAGRANVLAKDEGLADKVSFQVADALKQPFPDGQFDLVWSMESGEHMPDKAKFVNELARVAAPGGTIIIVTWCHRDLGPSEEDLEPWEKKLLNRICNAYYLPEWCSTSDYVKLLQSLSLQDIKAADWSERVAPFWPAVIRSAFTWKGFMSLLRSGLKAIKGALVMPLMIQGYQKGVIKFAIITCRKPE, encoded by the exons ATGACGACGCATGGCGAGACCGCTGCAACGAGCACGCCCGATGCACGTGCATTGCAGGAAGGGATAGCGGAGTTCTACGACCAGTCGTCTGGGCTTTGGGAAGACATTTGGGGTGACCATATGCATCATGGTTTTTACGATCCGGATTCCAATGTTTCAGGCTCCGATCATCCAGCTGCCCAGATCCGAATGATCGAAGAATCGCTCCGTTTCGCTGGAATAACCG ATGATCCAGCAAAGCAGCCCAAGACAATAGTTGATGTTGGATGTGGGATAGGAGGCAGCTCTAGATACTTAGCAAGGAAATTTGGAGCAGAATGTCAAGGCATTACTTTGAGCCCTGTCCAAGCTGGAAGGGCTAATGTTCTTGCTAAAGATGAAGGACTAGCAGACAAG GTTTCATTTCAAGTTGCAGATGCTCTGAAGCAACCATTCCCTGATGGTCAGTTTGATCTAGTTTGGTCTATGGAAAGTGGAGAACACATGCCTGATAAAGCTAAG TTTGTTAATGAGTTGGCACGAGTTGCAGCTCCTGGAGGCACTATAATAATAGTGACATGGTGCCATAGGGATCTTGGTCCCTCAGAAGAGGATTTGGAGCCATGGGAGAAAAAGCTGCTAAATAGGATATGTAATGCTTACTATTTACCTGAGTGGTGTTCTACTTCTGACTATGTCAAACTACTTCAGTCCCTATCTCTCCAG GATATAAAGGCTGCTGATTGGTCTGAGCGTGTTGCCCCGTTTTGGCCGGCAGTGATACGCTCAGCGTTTACCTGGAAGGGCTTCATGTCACTGCTACGTAGTG GATTAAAAGCCATAAAAGGTGCATTAGTGATGCCATTGATGATCCAAGGGTACCAGAAGGGTGTGATCAAGTTCGCTATCATCACATGCCGGAAACCCGAGTAA